Genomic DNA from Pungitius pungitius chromosome 12, fPunPun2.1, whole genome shotgun sequence:
agaggtttcactacaaatggagatctaaagacacacatgcgacgtcacacaggagagaaacctttcagctgctcacagtgtggtaaatgtttcaccacaAGAGGAACTCTAAATTTACACGtaagatgtcacacaggggagaaacctttcagctgctcacagtgtggtaaatgtttcacccaaaggggaaatctaaatgtacacatgagatgtcacacaggagagaaacctttcagctgctcacagtgtggtaaaggtTTCGCTACAACTGGAGATCTAAAGTCACACATGCGActtcacacaggagagaaacctttcagctgctcacagtgtggtaaatgtttcacccaaagagcaaatctaaaaatacacataagatatcacacaggagagaaacctttcagctgctcacagtgtggtaaatgtttcacccaaagaggaaatctaaaaatacacataagatatcacacaggggagaaacctttcaatTCCTCAGAGTGTGGTTAAGGTTTCACTAGAATATATTTGAAGCTACTCTTCATGTTCACAATTACAACCAACTACCTAAGAATTCTTCACAGGGATTTATTTGGACGACACTCTTGTTTAGTTTTTCCTATGCTCCCGAGGGTTTTGTGTCACAGGATGTCACGTGtgatatacaaaatgaaattaatttaaatatcttCTGACAGATGGTCAGAAGTTCATGTTCCAAGAACAAAACATTcttgtcagtcacacacaaactataaactATGTGTAGGAGCcgcatttatgtttttgtattttgaatgatttatatatatttctttcctcttttgtggaatcgCAAGTGTGCGCCCTCTGTAGGTGGTGACGGCGCCACCCTTGAAAGGACCGAAGGACACGCATGTCGGGAGGAAGGCGGGCGCAAATACCTTCATTGACCTCAGGGCTGAGGCTGTGAGCGAGGCTGTCTCCGTTTTGGGCCCGTTCAGCTTGTCatagtgattttgttttgtgacgacctttttttgtacaataaacCGGCAACATTGATGGTCAAACTCcccttttcatttgaattattggACAGAACTGCGAGTCTTGACATTGCTTTCCTGCTTTCCTCATGGTGGTAAAATCAACAAGAACACAGGAATAGGATCTAagggtttaaaggaaaaaactagggctgtcaaatgattaaaaattttaatcaaattaatcagaattttcagcggattaatcatgattaatcacctgaatcctaaccattttttctttctgaaatgcataataaagataaataacaggacacagatacataattatcattattattatgataatttttttttttacataaatacatgttattgatatttgattttttaattcattccagaaaataatcaaatcaatgttatttgataagttagagactgatttccctgcatggctctagaagggtctcgagcctctgcagtttatcccactctgctgtgagttagTGCTCCTGcaatgaccagacatgaccagacatgaccagacatgtcaaccctcccgatgtttcaaagcccctcccgaaaatctcccggaccgagctttctcccgatttccacccgaacaacaatattgctgggcgcgccgtttcagaccgaacaataataaaggttacaccttaaagtcaagcgcggcgattacaacgactaccacccccatttcagtgtgaaatatcccctgttttagaacagtattacgggtcttttcaatggtctttcctctatctcagcgctgctctttatttatttttcttagcaaagctctgctgggcggagcttttcttcttctctgttccgctgcgcgagaaccggggggagggggggggggtgcgggtcactggcgcaaacgacttgctgaacctgacggcctgacgtatgcctgcaggtggcagtaatgtgctgtataggatgaagtgcattccctagaagaagaggttctttccggacctgaataatttgtcacactgcgcatgcgtgaaatgcgtcaaaaaaattgacgtaattaacaacaaacagctaattaacgccgttaacgcgctatttttgacagccctagaaaAAACTCAACTGTTTTTGCCACTACACTATGCTAAGCTATTAATTCATTGGAAAGGTGTAATCTAAGGCAGTGATTCTAAAGCATCGGTCCGCGAGCACCACCTAGAGGGTTTTTACCCGTGggcagttgaaatatttctactctgggcaaagaattattataaccgtctttacggagacaagtaacagagataagccacgccccttccAGGCGCACATAAAGtgggacatgaatgaaacaaaataactagTTGGGTGAGTAAACAGTGGCGAAAATCCCCTTGGCATTTTAAGTGTGAACGTAGCATAACGCTCTCCACCAAAGCATTGAAGCCATCAAAATTAAAGCGGATGCTGTCATCTCACTGACTTGCAACTCTAAATCTTACTTAAAATCAagctgtctttttctgttccatgaagtgttagtgttgtttttgcaggtttacatacagataataaataaatgtccttgtgatgatcactgtatcaggtttttgctttttttattttatttagtcattgaatacaaatgttacgtgccgtgttttgttttgagctgtgtggtgtgtgtgtgtgtgtgtgtgtgtgtgtgtgagtgtgattctcaggtgtgatggtgacgtcactcctgcagctgcagctgatcagctgatcagcgaAGGATATATGGTGGTGCCAAGCCAGAGTTTGGGGTGGTGGTGGCAGTGGAGCccagagtgagcagagaggtggattcagttgcagaccagttgcagaccaaagaatccaagctcgtcttccgtttgaagattgttttcatttgctttttgttgaggCTTTTCCATTAAATAATTGTCTGTTaagacctcccgggtttattattttacattgtttgcgtcccccACCCCTAGACCGTATAGGGATGTAACAACAAATCCAACCTATAAttatatcaattagttaatataaaatagttttaatatttgaacgggcgcctgggcatatttgtacatttgggcCCTGAGGTCAAAAGGTTAATAACCCCTTATCCAAGGCATGTTtcccactgttaacattgtaacattaccCAACCTTATATTGTCCTGTCCAATGACTGATTTTTAtgttccatttgtgttactgcaagctgtcatattatcaatgtattaatgcatACATTTCCGTGAACCAAattctcttttgcatttttaatgtgcagaaaaataccagaaggccttttaatgtttttcatgcattgagttcttactcttgtttatattgttttaacgtttttttaggaaacttTTTTTAGGCTTTAGTTTTCCTAGTCAATCCTCATATTGAGCtgcttacatatttatatatcgaactaatacatctttgtgtgttgagaaaaaaaagtagaaaacattgctgagcaagcacaggtgcaaaaaagttatgaaggcaatgaatggattttattgtcttttgcagaaatgtttgaaaaaaaagagagttgtCTCTATTACGCTTCAGTTACTCAGCCACCCTGCAATGGTTAACCGATTTTT
This window encodes:
- the LOC134132929 gene encoding gastrula zinc finger protein XlCGF17.1-like gives rise to the protein MSHNLKSHMRLHTGENPFSCSDCGKCFTMSHNLKSHMRLHTGENPFSCSDCGKFFAKSQYLKSHMRLHTGEKPFSCSQCGKCFAKSQYLKSHMRLHTGEKPFSCSQCGKCFTHRGNQKIHERLHTREKPFSCSECGKCFTDSGSLKKHMFCHTGEKPFSCSDCGRGFTTNGDLKTHMRRHTGEKPFSCSQCGKCFTTRGTLNLHVRCHTGEKPFSCSQCGKCFTQRGNLNVHMRCHTGEKPFSCSQCGKGFATTGDLKSHMRLHTGEKPFSCSQCGKCFTQRANLKIHIRYHTGEKPFSCSQCGKCFTQRGNLKIHIRYHTGEKPFNSSECG